Proteins encoded by one window of Haliotis asinina isolate JCU_RB_2024 chromosome 6, JCU_Hal_asi_v2, whole genome shotgun sequence:
- the LOC137286657 gene encoding cytochrome P450 10-like isoform X1: MKRASTGVGKLWRNLHKYSSTDTVRDMDKNARPFQDIPGPRGLYNIPFIGAMFLFKPFTKYTVETAHLLYNALVNQYGPLVRVRLGEWVVLVSDVGDMETVMRSEGRYPRRMEPYINVLHCEKYDIPKGVGSLEGEEWHKYRSPLNARMMKIHSAHQYLPVQNEVADDLVAQIKLGKIQKDGALELFFRYACESISVIAYNKRLGYLSPNIENDPSKLQDLKDIQTMFKLMNETLTIPHILLKALPWKAKREYNSAANRIISHATDYYSNTLANIKQRQNDGVVDENNFMMSLLMLDKLSIEEMGSVAFELFSSGTESTARNLQMVLYYLARNPDKQNKLFQEVIETIGPRAPLTTEALGKMKYIFACMKESFRLAYPILSGPQRYIATDIVLQGYRIPAGTSVAMMNQKVAKDEKYFPNPEAFLPERWLRDETGRRMVPIPSSAVLPFGFGPRQCLGRRFAEQEIDLALTKIVQHFQVDLEHGHEDVELRYRIFVGTKHPIRFIFRTRS, encoded by the exons ATGAAGCGGGCAAGCACAGGCGTTGGGAAGCTGTGGAGGAATCTACACAAGTATTCCAGTACCGACACTGTAAGGGATATGGATAAAAATGCAAGACCATTTCAAGACATTCCTGGACCTAGAGGATTGTACAACATACCTTTTATTGGTGCCATGTTTTTGTTCAAACCTTTCA CCAAATACACAGTGGAGACGGCCCACTTGTTGTACAACGCCCTCGTCAATCAGTACGGTCCTCTGGTCCGTGTACGCCTGGGTGAATGGGTGGTGCTAGTGTCGGATGTGGGGGATATGGAGACGGTGATGCGGAGTGAGGGGAGGTACCCCCGgaggatggagccctacattaACGTACTGCACTGTGAAAAATACGACATACCGAAAGGAGTTGGTAGTCT AGAAGGAGAAGAATGGCACAAATATCGAAGTCCTTTAAATGCCCGGATGATGAAGATACATTCAGCGCATCAGTACCTTCCGGTACAGAATGAAGTCGCAGATGATCTCGTAGCTCAGATCAAACTGGGTAAAATCCAAAAAGATGGCGCACTGGAACTGTTTTTCAGATATGCATGTGAAA GCATCAGCGTCATCGCCTATAACAAACGTCTGGGTTACCTGAGTCCCAACATAGAGAATGATCCAAGCAAACTGCAAGATCTAAAGGACATCCAAACCATGTTTAAGCTGATGAATGAAACTCTAACCATTCCCCACATTTTACTGAAAGCTCTGCCATGGAAGGCTAAGAGGGAATACAACTCTGCCGCGAACCGTATCATCAG TCATGCTACAGACTATTACTCCAATACTCTGGCGAACATCAAGCAGAGACAAAACGACGGCGTCGTGGACGAGAACAACTTCATGATGTCTCTGTTGATGCTGGACAAACTCTCGATTGAAGAGATGGGATCGGTCGCATTCGAACTGTTTAGTTCTGGGACAGAATCG ACAGCGCGGAACCTGCAAATGGTGCTGTATTATCTTGCACGTAATCCGGACAAGCAGAACAAGCTCTTTCAAGAAGTTATTGAGACAATTGGACCACGAGCTCCACTCACGACAGAGGCATTGGGGAAGATGAAGTACATATTTGCTTGTATGAAAGAGTCGTTCAG ACTAGCTTATCCTATACTGTCTGGTCCACAGCGATATATAGCTACGGACATTGTGCTTCAAGGCTACAGAATACCTGCAGGA ACATCTGTAGCCATGATGAACCAGAAAGTGGCGAAGGACGAGAAGTACTTTCCTAACCCGGAAGCATTCCTTCCCGAGAGGTGGCTCCGAGACGAGACAGGAAGAAGAATGGTTCCCATCCCGTCATCCGCTGTACTTCCGTTCGGGTTTGGTCCCCGTCAGTGTCTAGGGAGAAGGTTCGCCGAGCAAGAAATAGATCTCGCACTCACAAAG atagtGCAGCATTTCCAGGTGGACCTCGAGCATGGCCATGAAGATGTAGAATTAAGATACAGGATATTTGTAGGGACCAAACATCCCATCCGCTTTATCTTCAGGACGAGGTCATGA
- the LOC137286657 gene encoding cholesterol side-chain cleavage enzyme, mitochondrial-like isoform X2, with translation MHLQLTLTAEATSEVLLYSKAKYTVETAHLLYNALVNQYGPLVRVRLGEWVVLVSDVGDMETVMRSEGRYPRRMEPYINVLHCEKYDIPKGVGSLEGEEWHKYRSPLNARMMKIHSAHQYLPVQNEVADDLVAQIKLGKIQKDGALELFFRYACESISVIAYNKRLGYLSPNIENDPSKLQDLKDIQTMFKLMNETLTIPHILLKALPWKAKREYNSAANRIISHATDYYSNTLANIKQRQNDGVVDENNFMMSLLMLDKLSIEEMGSVAFELFSSGTESTARNLQMVLYYLARNPDKQNKLFQEVIETIGPRAPLTTEALGKMKYIFACMKESFRLAYPILSGPQRYIATDIVLQGYRIPAGTSVAMMNQKVAKDEKYFPNPEAFLPERWLRDETGRRMVPIPSSAVLPFGFGPRQCLGRRFAEQEIDLALTKIVQHFQVDLEHGHEDVELRYRIFVGTKHPIRFIFRTRS, from the exons CCAAATACACAGTGGAGACGGCCCACTTGTTGTACAACGCCCTCGTCAATCAGTACGGTCCTCTGGTCCGTGTACGCCTGGGTGAATGGGTGGTGCTAGTGTCGGATGTGGGGGATATGGAGACGGTGATGCGGAGTGAGGGGAGGTACCCCCGgaggatggagccctacattaACGTACTGCACTGTGAAAAATACGACATACCGAAAGGAGTTGGTAGTCT AGAAGGAGAAGAATGGCACAAATATCGAAGTCCTTTAAATGCCCGGATGATGAAGATACATTCAGCGCATCAGTACCTTCCGGTACAGAATGAAGTCGCAGATGATCTCGTAGCTCAGATCAAACTGGGTAAAATCCAAAAAGATGGCGCACTGGAACTGTTTTTCAGATATGCATGTGAAA GCATCAGCGTCATCGCCTATAACAAACGTCTGGGTTACCTGAGTCCCAACATAGAGAATGATCCAAGCAAACTGCAAGATCTAAAGGACATCCAAACCATGTTTAAGCTGATGAATGAAACTCTAACCATTCCCCACATTTTACTGAAAGCTCTGCCATGGAAGGCTAAGAGGGAATACAACTCTGCCGCGAACCGTATCATCAG TCATGCTACAGACTATTACTCCAATACTCTGGCGAACATCAAGCAGAGACAAAACGACGGCGTCGTGGACGAGAACAACTTCATGATGTCTCTGTTGATGCTGGACAAACTCTCGATTGAAGAGATGGGATCGGTCGCATTCGAACTGTTTAGTTCTGGGACAGAATCG ACAGCGCGGAACCTGCAAATGGTGCTGTATTATCTTGCACGTAATCCGGACAAGCAGAACAAGCTCTTTCAAGAAGTTATTGAGACAATTGGACCACGAGCTCCACTCACGACAGAGGCATTGGGGAAGATGAAGTACATATTTGCTTGTATGAAAGAGTCGTTCAG ACTAGCTTATCCTATACTGTCTGGTCCACAGCGATATATAGCTACGGACATTGTGCTTCAAGGCTACAGAATACCTGCAGGA ACATCTGTAGCCATGATGAACCAGAAAGTGGCGAAGGACGAGAAGTACTTTCCTAACCCGGAAGCATTCCTTCCCGAGAGGTGGCTCCGAGACGAGACAGGAAGAAGAATGGTTCCCATCCCGTCATCCGCTGTACTTCCGTTCGGGTTTGGTCCCCGTCAGTGTCTAGGGAGAAGGTTCGCCGAGCAAGAAATAGATCTCGCACTCACAAAG atagtGCAGCATTTCCAGGTGGACCTCGAGCATGGCCATGAAGATGTAGAATTAAGATACAGGATATTTGTAGGGACCAAACATCCCATCCGCTTTATCTTCAGGACGAGGTCATGA